The Deltaproteobacteria bacterium DNA segment GGTTTTACCGCTTTTAGGTGTAGTAAGCCGGTTTTCAACCCATCCCCTTCTGACTTCTATGAACTTTCCAGCGAAATCAATATCCCTCCACTGTAAGCCTAAGACCTCACCAAGCCTCATTCCTGTCCTGGCTAAGGTTAAGAAAAGAGGATAATACTCAGGGTTATTCTCATGACATGTTTTTAAGTAGACTTCGAGTTCTTGTGCCGAGAACGGAGAAATACCCTTGTCGAGCAATTGGTCCTTGGATTTAAATATTCTGCCCAACCTAGATGCAGGGTTTGAATCAACATGACCATCTTCCAAGGCCTGAGTGAAAAGCCCGGAAATAGCAGCCTTGATGTTCCTTACTGTGCCAGGGCTTAATCCCTCATTAATTTTCTTGAAGAGAAAATTCTTTACTTCTTCTCGC contains these protein-coding regions:
- a CDS encoding tyrosine-type recombinase/integrase, translated to MKSITREEVKNFLFKKINEGLSPGTVRNIKAAISGLFTQALEDGHVDSNPASRLGRIFKSKDQLLDKGISPFSAQELEVYLKTCHENNPEYYPLFLTLARTGMRLGEVLGLQWRDIDFAGKFIEVRRGWVENRLTTPKSGKTRRVEMTP